The proteins below are encoded in one region of Pseudomonas putida NBRC 14164:
- the rpsR gene encoding 30S ribosomal protein S18, with product MARFFRRRKFCRFTAEDVKEIDFKDLNTLKAYVSETGKIVPSRITGTKARYQRQLATAIKRARFLALLPYTDSHGR from the coding sequence ATGGCACGTTTCTTCCGTCGTCGTAAATTCTGCCGCTTCACTGCTGAAGACGTGAAAGAGATCGACTTCAAAGATCTCAACACCCTGAAAGCTTACGTATCCGAAACCGGCAAGATCGTTCCAAGCCGCATCACCGGTACCAAAGCTCGTTATCAGCGTCAGCTGGCTACCGCTATCAAGCGCGCCCGCTTCCTGGCCCTGCTGCCCTACACCGACAGCCACGGCCGCTGA
- the rpsF gene encoding 30S ribosomal protein S6, with product MRHYEIIFLVHPDQSEQVGGMVERYTKLIEEDGGKIHRLEDWGRRQLAYAINNVHKAHYVMLNVECTGKALAELEDNFRYNDAVIRNLVIRRDEAVTGQSEMLKAEENRSERRERRERPEHADSAEGDDSNDSDSSDNADE from the coding sequence ATGCGTCATTACGAAATCATCTTCCTGGTTCACCCGGACCAGAGCGAGCAAGTCGGCGGCATGGTTGAGCGTTACACCAAGCTGATCGAAGAAGACGGTGGCAAAATCCACCGCCTGGAAGACTGGGGCCGTCGTCAACTGGCCTACGCAATCAACAATGTTCACAAGGCTCACTACGTGATGCTGAACGTTGAGTGCACCGGCAAGGCCCTGGCCGAGCTGGAAGACAACTTCCGCTACAACGATGCCGTTATCCGTAACCTGGTCATCCGTCGCGACGAAGCCGTTACCGGCCAGTCCGAGATGCTGAAGGCTGAAGAAAACCGCAGCGAGCGCCGTGAGCGTCGTGAGCGTCCTGAGCATGCTGACTCCGCCGAAGGCGACGACAGCAATGACAGCGACTCCAGCGATAACGCTGACGAGTAA
- the rlmB gene encoding 23S rRNA (guanosine(2251)-2'-O)-methyltransferase RlmB produces the protein MSQLEKIYGVHAVQALLKHHPKRVKQIWLSEGRSEPRLQTLLALAAENRVQVGQAERREMDAWVEGVHQGVVAEVSPSQVWGELMLEELLERTETPPLILVLDGVTDPHNLGACLRTADAAGATAVLVPKDKSATLTPVVRKVACGAAEVIPLVAVTNLARTLEKLQQRGLWVVGTAGEAEQEIYQQDLTGPLVMIMGAEGKGMRRLTREHCDFLVKLPMGGSVSSLNVSVATGVCLFEAVRQRQAKR, from the coding sequence ATGAGTCAGCTGGAAAAGATCTACGGCGTGCATGCCGTGCAGGCGCTGCTGAAGCACCATCCGAAGCGGGTCAAGCAGATCTGGCTGTCGGAAGGGCGCAGCGAGCCACGCCTGCAGACCCTGCTGGCGCTGGCTGCGGAAAACCGCGTGCAGGTTGGCCAGGCCGAGCGCCGTGAGATGGATGCCTGGGTTGAAGGTGTGCACCAGGGCGTTGTCGCCGAGGTGAGCCCAAGCCAGGTGTGGGGCGAATTGATGCTCGAAGAGTTGCTCGAGCGCACCGAAACGCCGCCGCTGATCCTGGTGCTGGACGGTGTTACCGACCCGCACAACCTCGGCGCATGCCTGCGCACGGCCGATGCGGCCGGTGCCACGGCGGTGCTGGTGCCCAAGGACAAGTCGGCGACCCTGACGCCTGTGGTGCGCAAGGTGGCATGCGGCGCGGCAGAGGTGATTCCGCTGGTAGCGGTGACCAACCTGGCGCGTACGCTGGAGAAGCTGCAGCAGCGTGGCTTGTGGGTGGTTGGTACCGCCGGCGAGGCCGAGCAGGAGATTTACCAACAGGACCTGACCGGGCCTCTGGTCATGATCATGGGCGCCGAAGGCAAAGGCATGCGCCGGTTGACCCGCGAGCACTGCGACTTCCTTGTGAAGTTGCCGATGGGCGGTAGCGTCAGCAGCCTGAACGTTTCGGTGGCGACCGGGGTTTGCCTGTTCGAAGCCGTGCGCCAGCGTCAGGCCAAGCGCTGA
- the rnr gene encoding ribonuclease R has translation MADWQSLDPEAAREAEKYDNPIPSRELILQRLADRGEPAAREELAKEFGLYEEDQIEALRRRLRAMERDGQLIYTRRGTYAPVDKLDLICGRISGHRDGFGFLIPDDGSDDLFLSPSQMRLAFDGDRALARVSGTDRRGRREGVIVEVISRAHESVVGRYFEEGGIGYVTPDNPKIQQEVLVTAGRNGGAKIGQFVEIKITHWPTPRFQPQGDVVEVIGNYMAPGMEIDVALRSYDIPHVWPEDVVKEARKFRSEVEEKDKEKRVDLRHLPFVTIDGEDARDFDDAVYCEPLGKLRLFSGGWRLYVAIADVSSYVRLGSALDVEAQQRGNSVYFPERVVPMLPEELSNGLCSLNPHVDRLAMVCEMTMNKAGQMVDYQFYEGVIHSHARLTYNKVSSMLEHARTREGKALREEYKEVVPDLKNLYNLYKVLLDARHARGAIDFETQETRIIFGDQRKIAEIRPTVRNDAHKLIEECMLAANVATAEFLQKHGVPALYRVHDGPPPERLEKLRAFLGELGLSLHKGKDPSPKDYQALLASIAGRPDFHLIQTVMLRSLSQAVYSTENNGHFGLNYEAYTHFTSPIRRYPDLLVHRAIRSIIRSKVDTPHVKRAGAMSIPKARIYPYDENTLEQLGEQCSMTERRADEATRDVVNWLKCEYMKDRVGETFPGVITAVTGFGLFVELTDIYVEGLVHVSALPGDYYHFDPVHHRLSGERTGRSFRLGDTIEVKVMRVDLDERKIDFEVADKTLAAPIGRKQRGAAPAADKADKPEPAPVEARATPKPRSRKSETSEAYFPKDAVQRNAEVRKSREMKKALMSDARTGSSSSSKSDKGGKAAGKPTKHRKGPPKSGAPRKSKSKS, from the coding sequence ATGGCCGATTGGCAATCCCTCGATCCCGAGGCCGCTCGCGAAGCGGAAAAATACGACAACCCCATTCCCAGCCGTGAGCTGATCCTGCAGCGCCTTGCTGACCGTGGCGAGCCCGCTGCGCGCGAGGAGCTGGCGAAAGAGTTTGGTCTGTATGAAGAAGACCAGATCGAAGCCCTGCGCCGCCGTCTGCGTGCCATGGAGCGCGACGGCCAGCTTATCTATACCCGGCGCGGCACTTATGCCCCGGTGGACAAGCTCGACCTGATCTGCGGCCGTATCTCCGGCCACCGCGATGGGTTTGGTTTCCTCATCCCCGATGATGGCAGCGATGACCTGTTCCTCAGCCCGTCGCAGATGCGCCTGGCCTTCGATGGCGACCGTGCATTGGCGCGGGTGTCCGGTACCGACCGCCGTGGGCGCCGTGAAGGCGTGATCGTCGAGGTCATCTCCCGTGCCCACGAAAGCGTGGTCGGCCGCTACTTCGAGGAAGGCGGCATTGGCTACGTAACCCCGGACAACCCGAAGATTCAGCAGGAAGTGCTGGTGACCGCCGGGCGTAATGGTGGTGCCAAGATCGGCCAGTTTGTCGAAATCAAGATCACCCACTGGCCAACCCCGCGCTTCCAGCCGCAAGGCGATGTGGTAGAGGTCATCGGCAACTACATGGCGCCGGGCATGGAAATCGACGTTGCCCTGCGCAGCTACGACATCCCGCACGTCTGGCCCGAAGATGTGGTCAAGGAAGCGCGCAAGTTCCGCTCCGAAGTCGAAGAGAAGGACAAAGAGAAGCGCGTCGACCTGCGTCATTTGCCGTTCGTCACCATCGACGGTGAAGACGCCCGCGACTTCGATGACGCTGTCTATTGCGAACCGCTGGGCAAGCTGCGCCTGTTCTCCGGTGGCTGGCGCCTGTATGTGGCCATCGCCGACGTGTCCAGCTATGTGCGCCTGGGCTCGGCCCTGGACGTCGAGGCCCAGCAACGCGGTAACTCGGTGTACTTCCCCGAGCGCGTGGTGCCGATGCTCCCCGAAGAGCTGTCCAACGGCCTGTGCTCGCTGAACCCGCACGTCGACCGCTTGGCCATGGTCTGTGAAATGACCATGAACAAAGCCGGCCAGATGGTCGACTACCAGTTCTACGAAGGCGTCATCCACTCCCACGCCCGCCTGACCTACAACAAGGTCAGCAGCATGCTCGAGCACGCCCGCACCCGTGAGGGCAAGGCGCTGCGTGAAGAGTACAAGGAAGTCGTGCCGGACCTGAAGAACCTGTACAACCTGTACAAGGTGCTGCTGGATGCCCGTCACGCCCGGGGTGCCATCGATTTCGAGACCCAGGAAACTCGCATCATCTTCGGCGATCAGCGCAAGATCGCGGAAATTCGCCCAACTGTTCGTAACGACGCACACAAGCTGATCGAGGAATGCATGCTGGCGGCCAACGTGGCCACCGCCGAGTTCCTGCAGAAGCACGGCGTGCCGGCACTGTACCGGGTGCACGACGGCCCGCCGCCGGAGCGCCTGGAAAAACTCCGTGCCTTCCTCGGCGAGCTGGGCTTGAGCCTGCACAAGGGCAAGGATCCGTCGCCGAAGGATTACCAGGCCCTGCTGGCAAGCATCGCCGGGCGCCCGGATTTCCACCTGATCCAGACTGTAATGCTGCGCTCGCTGAGCCAGGCGGTGTACAGCACCGAAAACAACGGCCACTTCGGCTTGAATTACGAGGCGTACACCCACTTCACCTCGCCGATCCGCCGTTACCCGGACCTGCTGGTGCACCGCGCCATCCGCAGCATCATCCGTTCCAAGGTCGACACTCCGCACGTCAAGCGTGCCGGCGCCATGAGCATCCCCAAGGCGCGCATCTACCCGTACGACGAAAACACCCTCGAGCAGCTTGGCGAGCAGTGCTCGATGACCGAGCGCCGGGCTGATGAAGCCACCCGTGACGTGGTCAACTGGCTCAAGTGCGAGTACATGAAGGATCGCGTGGGCGAAACCTTCCCGGGTGTGATCACCGCGGTGACCGGCTTCGGCCTGTTCGTCGAGCTGACCGATATCTATGTGGAAGGCCTGGTGCACGTCAGTGCGCTGCCGGGCGACTATTACCACTTCGACCCGGTCCACCACCGCCTGTCCGGTGAGCGCACCGGGCGCAGCTTCCGCCTGGGCGACACGATTGAAGTCAAGGTCATGCGTGTTGACCTGGACGAGCGCAAGATCGACTTCGAAGTGGCCGACAAGACGCTTGCTGCGCCGATTGGCCGCAAGCAGCGCGGCGCCGCGCCGGCTGCCGACAAAGCCGACAAGCCCGAGCCAGCACCGGTCGAGGCCAGGGCCACGCCGAAGCCGCGCAGCCGCAAGAGCGAAACCTCCGAGGCGTATTTCCCGAAAGACGCCGTGCAGCGTAACGCCGAAGTGCGCAAAAGCCGTGAAATGAAAAAGGCGCTGATGAGCGATGCCCGCACCGGCAGCTCGTCCAGCAGCAAGTCGGACAAAGGCGGCAAGGCCGCCGGCAAACCGACCAAGCACCGTAAAGGCCCGCCGAAGTCCGGCGCGCCACGCAAGAGCAAGAGCAAGTCATGA
- a CDS encoding extracellular solute-binding protein, whose product MTIRPQPLMRTLAAAVLSLVIGAPAAMADAPVTLTMYNGQHKEIGEAIAKAYEAKTGIHIDIRKGSSNQLASQIIEEGDRSPADIIYTEESPPLNNLGELGLLAKIDDATSNMVPKEYVGANGTWMGITARTRIVVYNPKKVDEKDLPTTVMDFANPEWEGRVGYVPTSGAFQEQAVAILKMHGREATEEWLTGLKAFGKTYTNNMVALKAVEKGEVAAVLVNNYYWYALERERGKLDTKLYYLADGDAGNLVTISGAAVVKASKHPKEAQALLNWMASEEGQRVITQTTAEYPLHKGMVSDRGLKPFDELRPPKISPADLGNAEEAIELEREVGLL is encoded by the coding sequence ATGACGATCCGCCCGCAACCGCTGATGCGCACCTTGGCCGCCGCCGTGCTGAGCCTGGTCATCGGCGCTCCGGCCGCCATGGCAGACGCACCGGTCACCCTGACCATGTACAACGGTCAGCACAAGGAAATCGGCGAAGCCATCGCCAAGGCCTACGAGGCCAAGACCGGTATTCACATCGACATTCGCAAGGGCAGCAGCAACCAGCTGGCCAGCCAGATCATCGAAGAAGGCGACCGGTCGCCGGCCGACATCATCTACACCGAAGAGTCCCCGCCCCTGAACAACCTGGGCGAGCTGGGCCTGCTGGCGAAGATCGACGACGCCACCTCGAACATGGTGCCCAAGGAGTACGTTGGCGCCAACGGCACCTGGATGGGCATCACGGCCCGTACCCGCATCGTGGTGTACAACCCGAAAAAGGTCGACGAAAAAGACCTGCCAACCACGGTGATGGACTTCGCCAACCCCGAGTGGGAAGGCCGCGTCGGCTATGTACCCACCAGTGGTGCGTTCCAGGAGCAGGCCGTGGCCATCCTGAAAATGCACGGTCGAGAAGCCACCGAAGAATGGCTGACCGGCCTGAAAGCCTTCGGTAAGACCTACACCAACAACATGGTCGCCCTCAAAGCCGTGGAAAAAGGCGAAGTGGCTGCGGTACTGGTGAACAACTACTACTGGTACGCGCTTGAACGCGAACGCGGCAAGCTGGACACCAAACTGTACTACCTGGCCGACGGCGATGCCGGCAACCTGGTCACCATCTCCGGCGCAGCCGTGGTCAAGGCCAGCAAGCACCCGAAAGAAGCCCAGGCCCTGCTCAACTGGATGGCCAGCGAAGAAGGCCAGCGCGTGATCACCCAGACCACCGCCGAGTACCCGCTGCACAAGGGCATGGTTTCTGACCGTGGCCTGAAGCCGTTCGATGAGCTGCGCCCGCCGAAGATCTCGCCGGCCGACCTGGGTAACGCCGAAGAAGCCATCGAGCTTGAACGCGAGGTCGGTCTGCTCTGA
- a CDS encoding ABC transporter permease codes for MTAALSAPAPVRFVPRRKRPSIWVVLPVLFLVAMSLLPLAYVAIKAWEAGWREALHLLWRPFVWGLMRNTLLLMVGVTLTCMVVGLALAWLLERSNLAGRRLWGVVLCLPFAVPSFVSSFTWVSLSSDFEGLGGAIMVMALSKYPLVFLPVAATLRNLDTSLEESARTLGCSRWGVFSKVTLPLLWPSMLGGALLIALHMLVEFGALSILGLQTFTTAIYQQFELEFSNANAAMLSAVLLAMCLVMLWLELRVRGKARHVRIGQGVARRAQPVRLRGWSVLAQLFCVGLAVLGSGIPLAMLGYWLSVGSSAAFPVAAISKALFTSLSVSLGGAGFCVLLALPISFLVVRYKGRLAIWAERLPYLLHALPGLVIALTLVFFALHYVPALYQTTALLLLAYALLFLPLAQSPVRTALNKASPTLEEAARTLGASSFTAFCRVTLPIIFPAMAAAFALVFLDAMKELTATLLLSPTGMTTLATEVWAHTANVEFAAAAPYAALLIVVSGLPVYLLTTRMYLNKA; via the coding sequence ATGACTGCCGCCCTGTCCGCACCGGCGCCGGTGCGCTTCGTACCGCGCCGCAAGCGCCCCTCCATCTGGGTGGTGCTGCCTGTGCTGTTCCTGGTGGCGATGAGCCTGCTGCCACTGGCCTATGTCGCCATCAAAGCCTGGGAAGCCGGCTGGCGCGAGGCCTTGCACCTGCTGTGGCGTCCCTTTGTCTGGGGGCTGATGCGCAACACCCTGTTGCTGATGGTCGGGGTGACGCTGACGTGCATGGTGGTGGGCCTGGCGCTGGCCTGGCTGCTGGAGCGCAGCAACCTGGCCGGCCGCCGGCTGTGGGGCGTGGTGCTATGCCTGCCGTTCGCAGTGCCGTCGTTCGTCAGCAGCTTCACCTGGGTATCGTTGAGTTCGGACTTCGAAGGCCTCGGCGGGGCGATCATGGTCATGGCCCTGTCCAAATACCCCTTGGTGTTCCTGCCCGTTGCCGCAACCCTGCGCAACCTCGACACCTCGCTGGAGGAGTCGGCGCGCACCTTGGGGTGCAGCCGCTGGGGCGTGTTCAGCAAGGTCACCCTGCCGCTGCTGTGGCCATCGATGCTCGGCGGTGCGCTGCTGATTGCCCTGCACATGCTGGTGGAGTTCGGCGCCTTGTCGATCCTCGGCCTGCAAACCTTCACCACCGCCATCTACCAACAGTTCGAACTGGAGTTCAGCAATGCCAACGCGGCCATGCTGTCTGCCGTACTGCTGGCGATGTGCCTGGTGATGCTGTGGCTGGAACTGCGCGTACGCGGCAAAGCCCGCCATGTGCGCATCGGCCAGGGCGTAGCGCGGCGTGCGCAACCGGTACGGCTGCGTGGCTGGTCGGTGCTGGCACAGCTGTTTTGCGTGGGCCTGGCGGTGCTGGGCAGCGGTATTCCGCTGGCCATGCTCGGCTACTGGCTGAGTGTGGGGTCGTCGGCAGCGTTCCCGGTGGCGGCCATCTCCAAGGCACTGTTCACCTCGCTGTCGGTGTCGCTTGGCGGTGCTGGCTTCTGCGTGCTGTTGGCCCTGCCGATCAGCTTCCTGGTGGTGCGCTACAAGGGTCGCCTGGCGATCTGGGCCGAGCGCCTGCCTTACCTGCTACACGCCCTGCCCGGCCTGGTGATTGCCCTGACCCTGGTGTTCTTCGCCCTGCACTACGTGCCGGCGCTGTACCAGACCACGGCACTGCTGCTGCTGGCCTATGCGCTGCTGTTTTTGCCACTGGCGCAGTCGCCGGTACGCACCGCACTGAACAAGGCCTCGCCAACGCTTGAGGAAGCTGCACGCACCCTGGGCGCGAGCAGCTTTACCGCGTTCTGCCGGGTGACCCTGCCGATCATCTTCCCGGCCATGGCGGCGGCTTTTGCGCTGGTGTTCCTGGATGCCATGAAGGAGCTGACTGCCACGCTACTGCTCAGCCCCACGGGCATGACCACACTGGCCACCGAGGTGTGGGCGCACACGGCCAACGTCGAGTTCGCGGCGGCGGCGCCTTATGCGGCACTGCTGATCGTGGTGTCGGGGTTGCCGGTTTATCTGCTGACGACGCGGATGTACCTGAACAAAGCTTGA
- a CDS encoding DUF2867 domain-containing protein, producing the protein MSAQLVAAPAELDFLHSDGICVTAPMTAIQAYCAMTSDVPGWLAMAFRLRDFISRRFNVATIHGFSSRSPERVPAVGELLDFFTVEAISDQQLVLTSRDTHLAVMVSMDLDEAEQGRQRLNVTTSVQCFNRFGRLYMLPVGKAHGPIVRRMLRNI; encoded by the coding sequence ATGTCCGCCCAACTGGTCGCCGCTCCGGCCGAACTGGATTTTCTTCATAGCGATGGCATTTGCGTCACCGCACCAATGACCGCCATACAGGCCTACTGCGCCATGACCTCGGACGTTCCGGGCTGGCTGGCCATGGCCTTTCGCCTGCGCGACTTCATCTCGCGCCGGTTCAACGTTGCCACTATCCACGGTTTTTCATCGCGCAGCCCTGAGCGGGTTCCGGCAGTGGGTGAGCTACTGGATTTCTTTACCGTCGAGGCAATCAGCGACCAGCAACTGGTCCTGACCTCGCGTGACACGCACCTGGCGGTGATGGTGAGCATGGATCTGGATGAAGCAGAGCAGGGCCGGCAACGCTTGAATGTGACCACCTCGGTACAGTGCTTCAATCGTTTCGGCCGCCTCTACATGCTGCCCGTCGGCAAGGCTCATGGGCCAATCGTCCGCCGGATGCTGCGTAACATCTGA
- a CDS encoding methyl-accepting chemotaxis protein codes for MASAVNRFVDKLQPIVREAGEVAQRTGVEIGAMAQRNAGADAAAALQRDEVAASLRDLSSMADEAQAESHAMQAALKQVVDIRQATDENSRSSTQLASLIENLAGQVETGSQVIERLAKQSEQIEVVLTVIHGIAEQTNLLALNAAIEAARAGETGRGFAVVADEVRALASKTQSSTGDIQSHIAALQKGAKEAVATISQAGLKASEGLLVLRDNERRQQSVQAAVEQVHAAIGLATRAAEQQASGAQAVRGRVETIHAQAERSAEVVMQTTASSKVLDDLAAQLRASLGQFRA; via the coding sequence ATGGCTTCGGCGGTGAACCGCTTTGTCGACAAGCTGCAACCGATCGTGCGTGAGGCGGGCGAGGTGGCGCAGCGTACCGGTGTCGAGATTGGCGCGATGGCCCAGCGCAATGCCGGCGCGGATGCTGCTGCCGCATTGCAACGCGATGAAGTGGCAGCCAGCCTGCGCGACCTTTCGAGCATGGCAGACGAAGCCCAAGCCGAAAGCCATGCGATGCAGGCGGCCTTGAAGCAGGTGGTGGATATCCGCCAGGCTACCGACGAAAACAGCCGTTCCTCGACGCAACTGGCGAGCCTGATCGAGAACCTTGCCGGGCAGGTCGAAACGGGCTCTCAGGTGATCGAGCGCCTGGCCAAGCAGAGCGAACAGATTGAAGTGGTGCTGACCGTCATCCATGGCATTGCCGAGCAGACCAACCTGCTGGCGCTGAACGCGGCCATCGAAGCCGCCCGGGCAGGCGAGACCGGGCGCGGGTTTGCCGTGGTGGCCGATGAGGTGCGGGCGCTGGCGAGCAAGACGCAAAGCTCCACGGGGGATATCCAGTCACACATCGCGGCGCTGCAGAAGGGCGCCAAGGAAGCCGTGGCGACCATCAGCCAGGCCGGGCTCAAGGCCAGCGAAGGGCTGCTGGTACTGCGTGACAACGAGCGTCGCCAGCAGTCGGTGCAGGCTGCGGTGGAGCAGGTACACGCGGCCATTGGCCTGGCCACCCGTGCCGCCGAGCAGCAGGCGAGCGGGGCGCAGGCCGTGCGGGGGCGGGTGGAGACTATCCATGCCCAGGCTGAGCGCTCGGCCGAAGTGGTGATGCAGACCACGGCCAGCAGCAAGGTGCTGGATGACCTCGCTGCGCAGCTACGGGCAAGCCTTGGTCAATTCCGCGCCTGA